In the Silene latifolia isolate original U9 population chromosome 1, ASM4854445v1, whole genome shotgun sequence genome, catttacactttctgtgaaaatcacatatacactttctgtgtgattacatttacactttctgtgtgattacatttacacttcacaataggtcacatttacacttaccataTCAGATCCAAGTTTAAATGGAGACAAACAGGATTGAATCCAAGCATCCCACCCAGCCCAGATTTCGTCCTTTTTGTCAAGAACAATTCCCTTCTTCTTGGCTTTCCAAATATCCAAATAGCGAAGACTGTTCAAACGAAGGGCAGCGCTATTAAATTTAGACACTTACGTTACAATTAAATTGGAACTATATAAATTGCATTGAGTGAGGATAGGACAAGTACGGTGTGACTAAGCCCGAAGAAACAACGAGAGGATGCAACTGGTGCAGTTTGGTCATACATCATCTTATTGATTAGTAGGCACCAACAATCGATTACAGAAGACATAACTTCCTGTCCAGGTTCAAGGATTAACATGTCTTCCCGTGACACGAAGAAAAAGTCTGAAAATACTGCCAATTCTTCcctacaaaaaaagaaaaaattatataaggcgaaCATGATTACGACAACATATAAGTATTAATATGTTTGACATAGAAATTAATCGACTCACCCTTTCAACCAAGCTTCTGATTTGTTAAATACGTAGTCCAGGACGTATTTCCTTTCCTTAAAAACACCCCTAAATAATTTCTTATTCAGCTGCAAGTCTATAGTAACAAAGCCCTGCTCGGGCATGGGTTCCCCACAATCCATGGTGCAAGTCAGATTCTCAGGGACCACTTCCATGCACTGTAAGGGCTCAGttgaatgaaataggaaagggTGGTGATCCAGGTTACTCCGGGGGACATAAATTTCCCGACCATCCGCAGGAACGGCTGGTTCAGAAGGGCCTGCCGCATCAGTCGTTCCAAAATCCTCACCTGGAACCTCCTTAAATGCCTCAGCTAGCTTGCAGTAGATATAAACGTACACTGAAATTCCGGCAACTTAAACTCAGAGGAGGGTGCTTCAACAACCACCTTATCTGCTCCCTCTATAACATCCATGGGCTTGTCATCATTCTGAAATGAACCAGGACAAGCGGGTTGTGCAGTAGGGCATTCACCTTGCTCGTTGACCATGCCACTACCACTCTCTAACCCTTCTTGCGATGCATCTTCACGGACTGTGGTCGAAACAACGCCAGGCTCACCATCCGGTACTTTTGTACCACTAACTTGGGGCGGGTTGTTCCACTCCTAGTGCACCGCTAACATCCACAGCCTCACCAGGCACTAGTCCAACCACCAGTGGTTCGGGCCCACGGCAGGGCCCCTGATCTTGAGGCGGCTCCATGTCCATGCCCTGCACAAACCTCGTCCCGTCTGCCGGTGCACCGCTAACATCCACATCCACGCCGTGGCACTAGTCCAACCACCGGTGATTCGGGCCCACGGAGGGGCCCCGATCTTGAGGCGGCTCCATATCCATTCCCCGCACATGACCTCGTCATGTTCTCTCGGTGCACCACCCCGTGCCACTTCACTGTCACCGCTGTTGTCGACAACTTATTCAAATAAGTTATCAATATCACcgttataaatttcaactgaaatGAAGATGAACCATCTTCAATTGACGGGACTACCACATCCGCATCCACCTTGTTCGCTACTTTTGAATAAGACGCCTCCCCTTCACCGTAACAGGCCCCCGTTCTTGAGCCGCTCCATATCCATACCCCCGCACAATCTCATCCTCACCTATCTCAGTACGCGACCCTCTCGCCGcttcaccaccaccatcaccagaTCTCTGTCAAACCTTGCAACGCGTTCTCAATATCGCCCAAATCGAAATATATTTTAGTTGAATCAAGATGAACCATCTTCGATTGATGACCTACCACATCCGCATCAACCTTATTCGTTGCTTCGACTTACACTTCTCAACAACATGTTCGGCTTTCTCGGGGCACCACTAGTGTCGTGCACTTCCCCTCCCAAACTTTCCCGCTCCTCGTTCAATGAGGGCTTTGTGTAagcttcttcaacttcatctGGGCTATAAAGTTTCTCTAGAATCTGCCGATCCGTTAATTGAGTCAAGTCGTCGGTTAAATCTAGCCCGCattcctcttcctctcgtcgACAGGCTTCGTTAAGTTCAGCGGTGTTGTAGAAATCAGCGGTCTCCATTACCTGTGACATCGCCGCATCACCTGCTTTATCACCCAAATCAGAATCTTCTGCAAGTGATACAAGCTCTACAGTAGGCGTAAACTCGAACTTAGGAACCTTGGTCTTTTTTTTCTTGCTTGCCTTTGTTTTTTTCTTGGCCACCTTCCCAACATCTGACAATGAGGGAGCGTTATCATTATACTTCTTCATTTGGGAAGCTAAATTTCCAACTTCTTCAACATATTCCTTCACCTTTGCACCTTCAAAAAAAGCTTGCGTCGTTTGTGACGGAACAAGATCAGTTGAAGAAGTAGCACCTGTTGTTAAATTCTTAAGCATTGCAGCTGCATCCGCATACCAGGAATAGAAGGCCACATCGTTCCTTTGAATCTTCAAGTACAGCTCGTGTACACCCTACAGTTGGTAACAAAAAAAGATTTAAGAGTCTAGATACACAaaatatacctgctcaatatatatatatattaaaaaaaatatgccATTAATTAAATATTCATAACATAAATCTTACATCTACAGCCCTAGCTTTcaactcatcgtcatcttcaacaTCGGGGGGGAGTTCAATCTGAATAAACTTCTTATCGGGTGTTGTACCCGACGTTGAAATCAGAAGAGGCGTAGGGCTTGCCAATGGCGCCTTGGGCGCGCCAGCTATAGCCAACATCGTATTACCAGTGTCATTCTCATCAGGGGTCTTGTTTTGACATCGCGGGTACTTCACCTTCGACAAAGTTAGTCGACCCAATGGACCCACGTCCAGCTCATCCTTTAACCTCTTCGATAGAGTTTTCAGATCCCAATCTTTGAATAAGTGGAAGGCCATCTCGGGCAACTCATACCACGGTAATCATACCGCTAAAATAAGTAATCATAAGGAAAGGGATACAACCAAGCGGATGTGATCGCACGTTGCGAGCCTCACCTGCAAAGATTAGCTAAACATTCTAATACATACGAGCACCAGTCATACTCCGGTATGGCACTCACATCTTCAACCACTTTCAAAAGTTTGATTTCAATGCCGTTGTTCAATGTCGGCGCAAggaatgatgaaatgctaagaaGCACAAACAGTGCGAATTCATCCCTCCATCTTTGAATTGCTCTGACTCAATATAATTGAAGACGTCTCCTAAAGGATTAGAATCAgaatttgatttcactttgaACTTTTTGCGCCACAGTTGTTTTATGCGCACATATTTTTCATCTTTAGCACCAGGCATATGTCCAGTAGGTACTATTTCCCTCTCTCTATCACCAACAGGTAACATGAAACAGTCATAGACATCATACTTAGTAACCATAAACTCCTTCAACTCCGACGCCCGAAAACATAAGAACCATCGGCGAAAGCCTCAAGAAATTCAGGAACATGTGAAAGCGGGAAAGTTCCGAGTTTAAGATGAAGCAGCCCCCCAAATCCAATCCTCTGTACAGCGGCTCGTTGAGCAATGTTAAGCTTACTAATAAGCTTGTGAAGCCTGTTGGGGCGCCACTTAACGGAAACAGTAGGGGTAACTTGTGGTTGTTCTTCGCTTTCAGGTAGTTCTCCATCAGATACCATCTGAATTAGGAAAAAAAAGTACATAAGAAATGCACAATATCAGTCAACCTATAACAgtctacacatttacatttacacttactctatccttacatttacacttccagtatcttcacatttacacatccaatttagtcagatttacactttatttgttcacatttacacttctcctatccttacatttacacttccagtatcttcacatttacacttccaatttagtcaggtttaccctttatttgttcacatttacacttctcctaccctcacatttacacttccattatcttcacatttacacttccaatttagtcagatttaccctttatttgttcacatttacaattctcctaccctcacatttacacttccagtatctttacatttacacttccaatttagtcagatttaccctttatttgttcacatttacaattctcctaccctcacatttacacttccattatcttcacatttacacttccaatttagtcagatttaccctttatttgttcacatttacacttctcctatcctcacatttacacttccagtatcttcacatttacacttccaatttagtcagatttacagttttagtgttcacatttacacttactctatcctcacatttacactttgaatatcttcacatttacacttccaattgggtcagatttaaactttatttattcacatttacacttctcctatattcacatttacactttctatttgttcacatttacactttttttggttcacatttacacttgggtCAGTCCTCACATTCACAAATCCCAATTACATCACATTTACAATCCCCAAAAACAGGCTCGATTGAAACCCTAACAAATACATTCATACTACCCATCAGTTCAGATTTACACTATCAATTTAATTAGCAATTCAAAGACTATAATATTTACACTACCCACTTAGAATTAAATTCAAATATGCTAATGAATCAAAATGTTTATggataatcaaatataataaaaatcacataaatttaaACACGCAATAAAATCATAAACTCATAaataacaaaatacaaaaatgaaataACCCCAATATAACAATTACGACTCAAGGATAATTTGcaaatttaaaaaattacaacaaagaaaagaataaaggatgaTTAATGAATTACCTTCAAAGTCAGATAAAGAAACAAAGATAGGAACTACGAGCGTTTGAATGCgataaaatatagagaagaaaatgGATTTGTTGTATTTGGTAAGGAAGAGGATATGTAgaaaagaaaatggaagaaatgtgAGATGAAAGACAGGAATTAGTaaggacggttttttgaaattattaGAGGAGTTGTATGAGATAGTGGAGGGAAGTTGAATAACGTCCAAGTGACTGATGGAGGAACATACCTGCAGAATGTGAACAGTAAGTCTATCACCCTAAGGAGAGAGGTAAATAGTCTACATATTATTATAATGTTATAAGTTGCTTTTTGGTGTAATCTTGGCCATTCATCCTCACAATCTAAGGGCtctaaatgggacttatggacttaatgacttaaggtggactcacttgatccttcttttatatatatatatatatatatatatatatatatatatatatatatatatatatatatatatatatatatatatatatatatatatatatagagagagagagagagagagagagagagtatacTCCTGTAGTCCTGTTAATCATACGAATGATAATAGATGGAGTAATAATGAATCTAAATGAGTGTAAACTATTCTATCTTAGCTGAATCGCATTTAGAAAATCTCATATAATATCTAATGATGAAGGTTTCTTCTCGTCTTTCGTGATGACCATGCATTTGCACTACCATATAATTTTCTCAATTCGGATTCGTTTGATAAAATTGATCAAAACCACAAAATAACGGCATGACAAAATTGATCGCTAAATACAACGAATGACCCTCAAGAACATTGTTGTTAATATCTTTATGCCTTTACCTATAGCAGCCCAAGGCCTGTTAGTCCACACTCGTGCTTGTAAATGTTCATAACACTACACGTAACCTAACAAATGTGTAAATCAACCAAAAAATACATACTCGTACTGTCTCATCAAGGTTCATTCCCTCCTTTGGTCATGACGTTTGAATGTTACGTAGACATCTTGCACGATATTGTGTTTTATATCTCAAAATATACATGTATCCGTGTGATCATACTGATCGAATGCTTACACCCCCTGACGAAGACAATATTGACTTACAAATAAGCAAATTGAAAACAATTAATTATGAATCAATAAGTAAAACGTAAACAATGTGCAAACATGGGTAAAAAGTAATGCTAATTTAACAAAGCAGTTAGAACAATGTACAAACATAGGATtctaatcaaaattaaaattaaaactaaaGATTAACATGCAAGATACAAAATCGGAAAAACCAAAAGAGATAAAAAGCCAACTTCTAAGCTAGTTGTTTGAAGTCCAATAAAACTCTTATATTTGGTGTATGAGAGAAACACAAATATATATCTTCAATCGTgattacttttgatatactataTACATATTATCTTATATTCTATTCCTATTCCAAAACTCAtttgattaattttaaatatttttGTAGTCTTTAAATAACGTTGGAGACtatgtaatcgctcgaaaaaaacttcctttattaatataaatagatagatagatagatagatattgagtATTTAGAATTTTCTCATTAGCTAGGCAAAATTGTTCATAAACACATTACACGTATAATCTAATATTAAGTGTAAAGTAAATTGGTAAAATAGTCATGTAATGTTTATTTTAGAAatttattaaataaatttaatttaaaaaatattaaaaataaaccgAGTAAAATCAAAACCTAATCCGAATGAGAGGATTTGGgcagtttgtttttttttttttttttttttttgtgttgaccaggagtatcccctaccgacagctggACAATCTTCTTCGggatactgaaggcaatttaatgggttgacccctctcAAGTTTGAccttttcattcgcaagagtgaggaatcgaacccatgaccacttgtttaagagatgagaacCCTTAACACTCACATCAACCAACTTTAATTGGATTTGGGCAGTTAGGACTTGGGAGGAAGCAGAATGAAGGAATGGGCTTGAATATAAGCAGGAGAGTGCGAAATGAATAGTCGAAAGCCCAGTATAACACATAAAACAGAAACCCTAAACACGAAACACGGCACATCCCATATAAACTCCATACTCCGCCGTTTCTACCCAAAACCCTTCTTCTTTCAAGAGTGAGAGAAAGTGAGAGATCACCACCACCGCAGTCATGACAACGCGCCTAAGAAAGAATAGAAAGAAGAGAGGTCACGTCTCAGCCGGACACGGTCGTATCGGAAAGCATCGCAAGCATCCAGGAGGAAGAGGTAACGCAGGAGGAATGCACCACCACCGCATTCTCTTCGACAAATACCATCCTGGGTATTTTGGTAAAGTTGGTATGCGTTATTTCCATCGTCTTCGTAACAAGTTCCATTGCCCCACCGTCAACCTCGACAAGCTTTGGTCAATGGTCCCTGCTGATGTCAGAGAGAAGGCTGCTAAGGAAGGAAAGGCTCCATTGCTTGACGTCACTCAGTTTGGTTACTTTAAGGTTCTTGGGAAAGGTGTTTTGCCAGAAGGACAAGCTGTTGTTGTTAAGTCTAAGTTGATTAGTAAGATTGCTGAGAAGAAGATTAAGCAAGGTGGTGGCGCTGTTGTTCTTACTGCTTAATTTTTAATTAATCTTGTTTTCTTTAGAAATGCTACACTTTTTGGCTTCGGATTCTAGTTTGTTTATGTTGGATTTCTGGGTTTTCATCTAGATTCAGATATTTTCAGCTTATTATTATGCTGTTTTAAATATTtctctgtttgtttttgttttatataTCTTGTGTTTACTGTTGTTATTACCTTTTGCTGATGATTTGTTTATGTCATGTTAATCTGGATGCTCTTTGTAGATTAGATTTGATGATATCAACTTAATGTTGATATTTTCTTGGGAAGTTTACTGTTGATTGCGTAAAATAGCTTTTTTTCGGGTTATATCTATTATTATAGAGAAGTGGTTTTGAAATGTGATCGTATTAGTAACGAGTCCTCGAGCCTGAGGTCTGGTGTCACTCAACAAGAAACTCTCTATATCTATTAGTGTTAATTGCAACTTGTGGTTTGTTGATTCAAGTTTAATTGGTTTTACCATTTTATGTATTTGTTTTAACCTTGATAGAGTCAGAATTGGGGGTTTGAACTTATCTGTTTTGTTACTAGTACCTTCCATGGACCTTAATATTTCAAAGATATATTGATCTATCATACATGATAAACCAATGGTTGAGGAATGGTGTATTGGTGTAAATGTTCTGTTTCTAAATCAATACATTGTTCTGTACTTCATCTCATTTCCTTATGCATGGATTTATTGGTCATTACTCCTAGTAATTTCAAAATTTCAGTTTTGTTTTCAGTTCTGTGTTCAGTAGTTTTGGCTAGAGGCTTTTCGGTCCTCGAGGAATGGGTATTGTCGCAGTTGTTTATACCCAGCTCTAGTTCGGACTAATTACTGTTTTTAACAAAAACATCATTTCTATTTAGTGCATTTTCGGAGCTTGATTGTTTGTATATCTATCTATACACTACGGCGTAATATGGGTTTGAATTATAGTTTCTCTTATCTTAGAATGTCAACTTGTTTCATCAGATGAACCTGATTTTCTACTCAGTCACTCTTTAACTTTTTTCTTGGTACCTATTTTTGCTCATCATGACAtaatcttaacaaagatgacaaAATGTTCATCCTTACCTTTCTTAAATGCTCTTTAGTGTGCCATGAGTGGCTGATACACTCCTCCAATTCTTGTTCTTGGATCTCCTGTGTTTTTAAATTCTCTATACTTGTGCTTTTGACACTCTTACCTGTGTAAGTATTACTGAAACCCTGATGTAATGCTGTTATTGTGTGTATGTTCTGCATTATGGCTGTTTTGGTATTTGCATCTTCTACATCGACCAGTGCTGCTCAGTCTACTATCCTTCACTTTATTAACTTCCGATATCCTGTTTAGATGCACTTGAATTTGATGTTTATTCATACCGACACTTGAAGCCTTCCTCGATTAGATGATTATTGTGTAGGATTTTCAACTCTGATTAGTGTGTCAGCAACCTTGACGATTCCTGTTGATTTGAGGAGCTCTTACCTGTGTAAGTATTACTGAAACCCTGATGTAATGCT is a window encoding:
- the LOC141608768 gene encoding large ribosomal subunit protein uL15x-like; translated protein: MTTRLRKNRKKRGHVSAGHGRIGKHRKHPGGRGNAGGMHHHRILFDKYHPGYFGKVGMRYFHRLRNKFHCPTVNLDKLWSMVPADVREKAAKEGKAPLLDVTQFGYFKVLGKGVLPEGQAVVVKSKLISKIAEKKIKQGGGAVVLTA